In the Solanum pennellii chromosome 5, SPENNV200 genome, one interval contains:
- the LOC107019088 gene encoding DNA replication complex GINS protein PSF2, protein MANQSDNSVAFSAAELEFLAEDEMVEIVPNMRMEPLNLISGDFGPFRPQIAAQVPLWLAVALKKRGKCTIRPPEWMSVEKLTQVLEAERDSEKFQLLPFHYVEISRLLFDHAREDIPDIYMVRSLIEDIKDVRFHKIGTGLEIISKEVTYALRLKNLSAMEANIVRPFVTKALQTFHKLNTTEAIPESGSIPNRQRQAVNQRDKRVLKGR, encoded by the exons ATGGCGAACCAATCTGATAATTCTGTAGCGTTTTCAGCAGCCGAG TTGGAGTTTCTAGCGGAAGATGAAATGGTTGAAATTGTGCCCAACATGAGAATGGAACCTCTCAATCTTATATCT GGAGATTTTGGACCTTTCCGTCCACAAATAGCAGCACAGGTGCCTCTCTGGCTAGCTGTGGCTTTGAAGAAAAGAGGGAAATGCACCATCAGACCACCTGAATGGATGTCCGTCG AAAAGTTAACCCAAGTTCTGGAGGCTGAAAGAGACTCTGAAAAGTTCCAATTGCTACCATTTCATTATGTTGAAATCTCAAGGCTTCTTTTTGATCA TGCCCGTGAGGATATTCCTGACATCTATATG GTGAGGTCTCTTATTGAAGATATTAAGGATGTGCGGTTTCACAAAATTGGAACTGGCTTGGAGATAATTTCAAAGGAGGTCACATATGCGTTGAGG CTTAAAAATCTCTCAGCAATGGAGGCAAATATAGTACGTCCATTTGTTACCAAAGCTTTGCAGACATTTCATAAGCTAAATACTACCGAAGCAATACCAGAATCAGGCAGCATTCCAAACAGACAGCGCCAAGCTGTGAATCAGCGGGACAAG CGCGTACTAAAAGGTCGATGA
- the LOC107019080 gene encoding glucan endo-1,3-beta-glucosidase 7: MEVSNKKITSPLFTFLFISSIFIQFFPYVSCIGVNYGTLGNNLPPPSQVAQFLKDKTIIDKIKIFDVNPDILKAFANTNISVTVTVPNSEIPKLQDIGYAKSYVEANIKPFYPQTKIDVIAVGNEILHWETPEVQNKLVGAMRTLYQALTQCGVNTVKVSTPHSLGILLSSNPPSLAKFRPGWDVGILAPMLQFLRETKGPFMVNPYPYFGYNPAQVDFLLFKQNKGVFDNFSKRTYTNMFDMLLDAVFMSMKRLGYDDVDIVAAETGWPSFGESFEPQCTVENAAAYNGGLVRKIVGGVGTPLMPNRKIDTYIFGLFNENTKPGSNAERNFGLFRPDFTPVYNIGIMKGQQVLPFPQPPKPLPQPALPLPQPQPQPQPQPRGPIPVAKPGPKVPVQPAPRLPSHPGPKHSARPGPKLPAQPAPRLPAQPGPVLPGPKPVGPMGKKFCMPKPQATDAQLQASLDWACTNQGVDCGPVQAGGPCFNPNTVRSHAAYVMNAYYQIKGKNDFNCDFSGSAAIVFADPSYGTCKYLS, encoded by the exons atggaggtgtctaataagaaaataacatcTCCATTATTTACTTTCTTGTTTATTTCATCTAtctttattcaattttttccttatgtttctTGTATAGGTGTTAACTATGGTACCCTTGGCAACAACTTACCCCCACCATCACAAGTTGCTCAATTCCTCAAAGACAAAACTATAATTgataaaatcaaaatctttGATGTAAATCCAGATATCTTAAAGGCCTTTGCTAACACAAACATCTCAGTTACTGTCACTGTCCCCAACAGTGAAATCCCAAAATTGCAAGACATTGGTTATGCAAAAAGCTATGTTGAAGCAAACATTAAGCCATTTTATCCACAAACAAAAATTGATGTAATTGCTGTTGGAAATGAAATCCTTCATTGGGAAACACCAGAAGTACAAAACAAGTTAGTTGGTGCAATGAGAACACTATACCAAGCACTAACACAATGTGGTGTCAACACTGTTAAAGTGTCAACACCACATTCTTTAGGAATTTTATTGAGTTCAAATCCACCAAGTCTAGCTAAATTTAGACCAGGTTGGGATGTAGGTATCCTAGCACCAATGTTACAATTTTTACGCGAAACGAAAGGTCCTTTCATGGTGAACCCTTATCCATACTTTGGTTACAACCCTGCACAAGTTGATTTCCTATTGTTCAAACAAAACAAAGGCGTTTTCGATAACTTTAGTAAAAGGACATACACAAACATGTTTGATATGTTGTTGGATGCTGTATTTATGTCAATGAAGAGACTTGGTTatgatgatgttgatattgttgCTGCTGAGACAGGATGGCCATCATTTGGTGAAAGTTTTGAACCACAATGTACTGTGGAGAATGCAGCAGCATACAATGGTGGATTGGTTAGAAAAATTGTTGGTGGAGTAGGGACACCATTGATGCCAAATAGAAAAattgatacatatatatttggtTTGTTTAATGAGAATACTAAACCAGGTTCTAATGCTGAGAGGAATTTTGGATTGTTTAGACCTGATTTTACTCCTGTTTATAACATTGGAATCATGAAAGGACAACAAGTCTTGCCATTCCCACAACCACCAAAG CCTCTTCCACAACCAGCATTGCCGCTGCCGCAACCGCAACCGCAACCACAACCACAACCAAGAGGCCCAATTCCTGTGGCAAAGCCAGGCCCAAAAGTCCCAGTCCAACCAGCCCCAAGACTACCATCCCATCCAGGCCCAAAACATTCAGCCCGTCCAGGCCCAAAACTTCCAGCCCAACCAGCCCCAAGACTGCCAGCTCAACCAGGCCCAGTATTGCCAGGCCCAAAACCTGTAGGCCCAATGGGGAAGAAATTTTGCATGCCCAAACCACAGGCAACAGATGCACAATTGCAGGCCAGTTTAGATTGGGCCTGCACTAATCAAGGTGTGGATTGTGGCCCAGTTCAAGCTGGAGGCCCATGTTTTAACCCAAATACTGTTAGGTCTCATGCAGCCTATGTTATGAATGCTTACTACCAAATCAAGGGCAAAAATGACTTTAACTGTGATTTTTCGGGTTCCGCTGCCATCGTCTTCGCTGATCCAA gttatggtACATGCAAGTacctttcttaa
- the LOC107020824 gene encoding protein INVOLVED IN DE NOVO 2-like, which translates to MEHCSGENADITEWEIDDYKEKYYVELKCGNQSFKISNVAYTCPYCPEKRGRHLFYEDLLQHASGIGKSTIRTARDRAKHLALAKYLESDVAGAVGPSNSSKELKSGTHSFRISDVAFPCPYCPETTKRDFSYKDLLQHANGIGSSNSMKRTARDKADHLALFKRLESDVAGSTSSAKSYEEPMSRNEPKTSNRTFACPYCSETRERKFSYKDLLQHANGIGSSKSIKRSARDKANHLALVKHLENDVAGSASSSKSYEEWSGSLKISNMAFACPYCPETRNRHFSYIDLFQHVNSVGTCNSITRTASDRANHLALAKSVEDDVAAGKLKSYEGLKSGNNSLKISDVTSVCAYPETRNRNSSYKDLLQHASGVGSSNSKKQTARDKGDHFAYAKYLESDVASASKSYEESASGKHSFNMSDRTYACAYCPETRNRDFSYNDLWQHALGVGSCNSKKRTATDKANHLSLSKHLQNFAKYLEDDVSSAANASMPYERLRSGNHSFNNPDVAFACPYCPDARNKDFLYKDLLQHAGGVGSCNSKKRTARDKANHLALAKYLSSDVAGGPGKSISYEELKSGNNSFSIPNGAYTFAYCPKKRKQDCLYKDLMLHVSEAGNCSSNKRTAKDITFAKFFRNDVAGAASPSKPDTLGNPQVDSLADHDLLEMFVWPWIGVVVNLPTEFKDGRYVGESGSNLKDQLIRKGFNPTRVRTLWNDLGHSGIALVEFKKDWFGFSNAISFEKAYVADDHGKKNWEANNDKKSDLYAWIARADDYQATNVVGEKLRKVGDLRTVSSIMEEESRKNCTLVSSLTSAIEVKKLHIKVLEDKLRETVQSVEQLIVVNAKLRQANNEEIKKIQSSARDHFQQTFINHEKLKLQMETQKKELDRRHEELQKREAQNEINRKKLSEENEKNAILKTSLSAAVEEQKNVDEKVLKLAEELKKQNEELHKRIVKLEKQLNAKQASETEVEQLRVIIKQIEEEGDQEVLENVDTQLKSLREKEEKYEELVSLNQTLIVKERKSNDELQEALKELVNGLKELPRRGPIGVKRMGELDSRPFFEAVKRRYNEVDAEQIASELCSLWEEYLRDPEWHPIKVVAVNGKHKAVIDDEDEKLKELKRTYGEDVYKAVTTALTEINVYNPSGGYIISKLWNYETGEKATLQDGVTVLLNLWKKKMTLN; encoded by the exons ATGGAGCATTGTTCTGGAGAAAATGCTGATATAACTGAATGGGAGATTGACgactataaagaaaaatattatgtagAGCTGAAGTGTGGAAATCAATCTTTTAAGATATCAAATGTGGCTTACACTTGTCCCTATTGTCCAGAGAAAAGAGGGCGTCACCTTTTCTATGAAGATCTCTTGCAACATGCAAGTGGAATAGGAAAGTCTACAATACGAACTGCAAGAGATAGGGCCAAGCATCTTGCATTGGCCAAGTACTTGGAAAGCGACGTAGCAGGTGCAGTTGGTCCATCAAACTCTAGTAAAGAGCTGAAGAGTGGAACTCACTCTTTTAGGATATCAGATGTAGCTTTTCCTTGCCCCTATTGTCCGGAGACAACAAAAAGAGATTTTTCTTATAAGGATCTCTTGCAGCATGCAAATGGAATAGGAAGCTCCAACTCTATGAAGCGAACTGCAAGAGATAAGGCGGACCATCTTGCATTATTCAAACGCTTGGAAAGTGATGTAGCAGGTTCTACCAGTTCAGCAAAATCTTATGAAGAGCCGATGAGTAGAAATGAACCTAAGACATCAAATAGGACTTTTGCTTGTCCCTATTGTTCGGAGAcaagagaaagaaaattttcttataaGGATCTCTTGCAGCATGCAAATGGAATAGGAAGCTCCAAATCTATCAAGCGAAGTGCAAGAGATAAGGCGAACCATCTTGCATTAGTCAAGCACTTGGAAAATGATGTAGCAGGTTCTGCCAGTTCATCAAAGTCTTATGAAGAGTGGAGTGGTTCTCTTAAGATATCAAATATGGCTTTTGCTTGCCCCTACTGTCCAGAAACAAGAAACAGACATTTTTCGTACATAGATCTCTTTCAGCATGTAAATAGTGTAGGAACCTGTAACTCTATAACGCGAACTGCAAGTGATAGGGCCAACCATCTTGCATTAGCCAAGTCCGTGGAAGATGATGTAGCAGCTGGTAAATTAAAATCTTATGAAGGGTTGAAGAGTGGAAATAACTCTTTAAAGATATCAGATGTGACTTCTGTTTGTGCCTATCCAGAGACGAGAAACAGAAATTCTTCGTACAAGGATCTGTTGCAGCATGCAAGTGGAGTAGGAAGCAGTAATTCTAAGAAGCAAACTGCAAGAGATAAAGGCGACCATTTTGCATATGCCAAGTACTTGGAAAGTGATGTAGCAAGTGCATCAAAATCTTATGAAGAGTCAGCAAGTGGAAAACACTCTTTTAACATGTCAGATAGGACTTATGCTTGTGCCTATTGTCCAGAGACGAGAAACAGAGATTTTTCGTACAATGATCTCTGGCAGCATGCACTTGGAGTAGGAAGCTGTAACTCTAAGAAACGAACTGCAACGGATAAGGCTAACCATCTTTCCTTGTCCAAGCACTTGCAAAATTTTGCCAAGTACTTGGAAGATGATGTATCGAGTGCTGCTAATGCATCAATGCCTTATGAAAGATTGAGGAGTGGTAATCACTCCTTTAACAATCCAGATGTGGCTTTTGCTTGCCCTTATTGTCCAGATGCTAGAAACAAAGATTTTTTATATAAGGATCTCTTGCAGCATGCTGGCGGAGTAGGAAGCTGTAACTCTAAGAAGCGAACTGCAAGAGATAAGGCCAATCATCTTGCATTGGCCAAGTACTTGTCAAGTGATGTTGCAGGTGGTCCTGGTAAATCAATATCTTATGAAGAGTTGAAGAGTGGAAATAACTCTTTCAGCATACCAAATGGGGCTTATACTTTTGCCTATTGTCCAAAGAAAAGAAAGCAAGATTGTTTGTATAAGGATCTCATGCTGCATGTCAGTGAAGCAGGAAACTGTAGCTCCAATAAGCGAACTGCAAAAGATATTACATTTGCCAAGTTTTTCAGAAATGATGTAGCAGGTGCTGCCAGTCCATCAAAGCCTGATACTCTGGGTAATCCTCAGGTTGATTCCCTTGCAGATCACGATCTTTTGGAGATGTTTGTGTGGCCGTGGATTGGGGTTGTTGTGAACCTTCCCACTGAATTTAAGGATGGTCGCTATGTAGGAGAAAGTGGTTCAAATCTGAAGGATCAGTTGATAAGGAAAGGTTTCAATCCAACACGAGTGCGCACTCTTTGGAATGACCTAGGCCATTCTGGAATTGCTCTTGTTGAATTCAAGAAAGATTGGTTTGGGTTCAGTAATGCCATATCATTTGAGAAGGCCTACGTGGCCGATGATCATGGGAAGAAGAATTGGGAAGCCAATAATGACAAAAAATCTGATTTGTATGCTTGGATAGCTCGAGCTGATGATTATCAGGCCACTAATGTTGTTGGTGAAAAGCTCCGCAAAGTTGGAGACCTTAGAACTGTTTCTAGTATCATGGAAGAAGAATCTCGCAAGAATTGTACACTTGTTTCTAGTTTAACCAGTGCCATTGAAGTCAAGAAGTTGCACATAAAGGTGTTGGAGGACAAATTACGGGAGACTGTCCAGTCTGTCGAACAGTTGATTGTGGTGAATGCTAAACTTCGTCAAGCAAACAATGAAG aaataaaaaagatcCAGTCAAGTGCGCGTGATCATTTCCAGCAGACATTTATTAATCATGAAAAGTTGAAGTTGCAAATGGAAACTCAAAAAAAGGAGCTTGATCGCCGACATGAAGAACTGCAGAAACGTGAAGCCCAAAATGAAATTAATAGGAAAAAACTAtctgaagaaaatgaaaag AATGCTATCCTTAAAACATCCCTTAGTGCTGCGGTTGAAGAGCAAAAGAATGTTGATGAAAAAGTACTGAAATTGGCAGAAGAACTAAAG AAACAAAACGAGGAACTTCATAAGAGAATTGTTAAGCTTGAGAAACAACTCAATGCAAAACAAGCTAGTGAAACAGAAGTTGAGCAATTGCGAGTGATTATTAAGCAAATTGAAGAGGAAGGCGATCAGGAAGTTCTGGAAAACGTTGACACACAGCTTAAAAGTttaagagaaaaggaagaaaaatatgaagaattaGTGTCATTGAACCAAACCTTAATTGTGAAGGAGCGAAAGAGCAATGATGAGCTGCAGGAAGCACTTAAAGAATTGGTTAAT GGCTTGAAGGAATTACCTAGAAGAGGTCCTATTGGTGTTAAGAGGATGGGAGAGCTCGACAGCAGACCATTctttgaagcagtgaagaggaGATATAATGAGGTAGACGCTGAGCAGATAGCTTCTGAGTTATGCTCGTTGTGGGAGGAGTACCTTAGAGACCCTGAGTGGCATCCCATTAAAGTTGTTGCCGTAAATGGGAAACATAAG GCTGTAATAGACGATGAAGATGAAAAACTGAAAGAGTTGAAGAGAACTTACGGCGAGGATGTATATAAAGCTGTTACAACCGCTTTGACTGAGATTAATGTATATAACCCAAGTGGAGGATACATCATTTCGAAGTTGTGGAATTATGAAACTGGTGAGAAAGCTACTCTGCAAGACGGAGTTACTGTGCTACTAAACCtctggaaaaagaaaatgacacTCAACTGA